One genomic window of Cannabis sativa cultivar Pink pepper isolate KNU-18-1 chromosome 2, ASM2916894v1, whole genome shotgun sequence includes the following:
- the LOC115720238 gene encoding biotin carboxyl carrier protein of acetyl-CoA carboxylase, chloroplastic, protein MGVLLKFRNFTCTVTHTRTHTLSHITLALVSSTPTQRSGSLSPLYSLPYSSDGLPKTHTLSLLSLSTKSSHFKSLLSNFPLSFLLFLSLATTMASSSLATASAVTKSTTLHHCHHNTYRSCPPSKVSFHLSHKPKLRFVTTKGLQPSRSCSTVVKAHLNEVALDGSSNAAPPPLHKSDPKHPKGKDAKPSSKPSSSVLATEESISEFISQVASLVKLVDSRDIVELKLKQLDCEVVIRKKEALPQPPPPPPPAATYQALPPAMAPPAPSAPAPAPALVSSPPPPAAPAAPKSTKSSLPPLKCPMAGTFYRSPGPGEPPFVKVGDKVQKGQVLCIIEAMKLMNEIEADQSGTIVEVVAEDGKPVSVDTPLFVIQP, encoded by the exons ATGGGTGTTTTACTGAAG TTCAGGAATTTTACGTGCACCGTCACACATACACgcacacacactctctctcaCATCACATTGGCATTGGTTTCATCGACCCCAACACAGAGAAGTGGCTCTCTCTCTCCCTTATACTCGCTCCCTTACAGCTCAGACGGACTCCCCAAAacacacacactctctctcctctctctctctacaaaATCATCTCATTTCAAATCACTTCTCTCCAATTTTCCCTTATCTTTCTTGCTTTTTCTCTCCCTTGCTACAACAATGGCGTCTTCCTCTCTGGCGACTGCTTCGGCTGTGACCAAATCCACCACTTTGCATCATTGTCATCACAATACCTACAGGTCTTGCCCTCCTTCCAAGGTCTCATTCCATCTCTCTCATAAGCCCAAGCTCCGATTCGTCACCACCAAG GGTTTGCAGCCAAGTCGTAGTTGTTCCACTGTGGTGAAAGCTCACTTGAATGAG GTTGCCTTGGATGGATCCTCCAATGCTGCACCTCCTCCTTTACACAAGTCAGACCCAAAACACCCAAAAGGAAAAGATGCTAAACCATCAAGCAAGCCTTCTTCTTCAGTTTTGGCGACGGAGGAATCAATCTCTGAGTTTATTAGTCAAGTTGCAAGCCTTGTAAA GCTTGTTGACTCACGAGATATTGTAGAGTTGAAATTGAAGCAGCTTGACTGTGAAGTTGTAATTCGGAAAAAAGAGGCGTTACCTCAGccacctcctcctcctcctcctgcAGCTACATATCAAGCACTACCTCCAGCTATGGCCCCACCAGCTCCATCTGCTCCTGCACCTGCACCTGCTCTAGTGTCTTCTCCACCACCCCCTGCAGCACCAGCGGCTCCCAAGTCTACAAAGTCATCGCTTCCACCACTTAAATGTCCAATGGCAGGGACATTCTACCGAAGTCCTGGACCCGGTGAACCTCCATTTGTAAAG GTTGGAGACAAAGTACAGAAGGGACAAGTTTTGTGCATCATTGAGGCCATGAAACTGATGAATGAAATAGAA GCCGACCAATCTGGAACTATAGTAGAGGTCGTTGCAGAAGATGGCAAACCCGTCAGTGTGGACACA cctTTATTCGTGATCCAACCATAG